AGACCTGGTGTTGATCGGCGAGCGCCGGCAGCCGTGCATTGACGGTTTCGTTCACGCGGCGAAACGGGTTGTCGGCCGATGCGCCTCGGGGGAAAATCGCCAAGAGCAGAATCTTGGTTCCCGGCAGGCGTGTGCGCAACGTGGTGAGAATTGCCTGGATGCCCGCAGTGGTGTGTTCGGGAGGATCTTCCCGGATTGTCGCATTGTTCGTTCCGATCATCACCACCGCCAGTTTAGGTGCAATGCCATCAAGCTCCCCGTGCTGGAGTCGCCATAGTACGTTATCCGTCTGATCGCTGTTGTAGCCCAGATTCACCGCTCGTCTGGCGGCATAGTACCGGTCCCACACCGGGCGCCCATCTTCCTCCCAGCCCTGCGTGATGGAATCGCCGATAAACAAGAGATCGACCTGGCCTTGGCGGATGCGCGCGACCGTCCGGTCATGCCGTTCTGTCCACCACGCCTCGCGTTGAGGCGCTGGGGTTTCGGCCTTGATCGGTTGTGCGTCGGCGACGATTGGGCCGAGCGAGAGCAGCAGGGCAAGTAAGCAGGCGAGCCGTGAACAGCTAGTGAACGCGGTGCGTAACATTCACGATCCTCCTTGATGGTGCCGTAACTGTTACAGAACGATGTGTGTCGGATCAATTCTTTAGTTGGCCATGGGGCGTCACCCTAACGGCGTTGGTGTCAATCCCTGATGTGTAGTCGGTGCGAGCGCCGACCCTGCTGGTTGTCATGCTGCGACCTTAACCGTGGCAGCAGCCCTTCGGACTCGTCTCGGTGGAGATGGCCGAAGCCGGCTGTGCCTCCATCGCGATGGCGGGAACGCTGTCTTCGTCCTGAGGGGTGAGCACCAGTTTTTTCAGTCGCGCCCAGGGAAACCCGGCGCCCGGATCGCTTCGTCGCGTCGGATCGAGTTTCGCGTGAGACACCACATGCTTCAGGTTGGGATATTTGGCCCAGCAATACCGCACGATCTGTGCCGTCGCCTGGATCTGCCAATCGGAAAACCCGTCGCGAGTGGTCTGATTGTTCACCACTTCGATTCCGAGGGACCAGTGGTTGACCTTGTCGGCCCCGTCGTTCACGTCCGGATGGGAGCAGGCGTTCCGTACATGCCACGCAGCCCTGGCTTCTGGCGCACAGGCCCAGACCAACTGTCCATGCTGCGGCTCGTCTTCATCGGGCACCAGCCATTGGAACGACGCCTTGCCGTCCCGCATCACCGAGATGGCTCCGGCCGAACTGGAGCCGGCGGTTGCGTGAATCACCACCGCTTTGATCCCTAAAATCGCGTCGAAGATCCGGCTCGATGTGCTCTGTTCCCAATAGGCCTGGATACCCGGATACCACACTTCGTTGAGGATGACGTCGGAGGGGCGTCCTGTTCGCGGGAGATTAAATTGATAGGTCTTCGGGTTGGGCATGGTGTTGTCCTCCGTCGTAATGGGTCATGTCCGCGTGGCAGCGATCGAGAGCGGTCATGTCCCGCCGATGTTGGCGACCGCGATCCGGTCCCGAGGCGAGCAACCTATCATAAGTAGGCAACGCCCATGCCGGAAATCGAAGGTGGAAACATGGCCTGTTGGTCCGTGACCAGGCGGAAGTGAGGGGGCGGTCGCGTCAGCGCGACGGGGTGGATTCCTGCGTCTCGCCGCAGGCAGCAAACGGCGATGCCTGGCATGCCAGTGGGCGGCGGTAGAATTCCAGCGGCGGGCCGCCCTCGCTCTGAAACGACAGGCTCTCCCCATCCAACCGGTACCGTCGTGAAGCTTCAAACGCCTTGATGAATGCGGCTTCGAACTCCATGCGGCGTGGTTCGCAAGCCATACGTGTGGTGATGCCGTGCGATACCGAGACCTCACCAGCGCTCGGCCCAAACGAAATGGCCGCAGTGTATCGATTGCATCCGGCGTGGCCCGACACTCGATCTCTTTCAAATGCCAAGACCACCGGTTGCCCGTCATCCGCAGAGGGAATCGCGCGGTTTCCCCAATGCGCCAGCTCCCAGCGGTTCCGTTCAGCCACCTGCTTCATCACGTCTGGCGAAGGAGTCGAGACGCAGGCCGTCATGAGCAACAGGGTACAGACTTTCGGGAAAAGACGAAGCAAGGACATTTTCATGGAGGCGGATTGTACGATGAATTCGAATCGCTTGCCACGTCGAAGGCCAGGTGATCACAGCGGTCGGCGAAGACGATACAGCACATGCCGGCGCAGCCCGGATTCGACAGGTACCTGAGGATGGTCGAACTTGGAGTCTAGTCGCATTCCGAGTCGCTCCATGACGGCACGCGATTTTTGGTTGGCGACAGCGGTGAAGGACACGAGCTCTATCAGATGAAGTTGCTGAATGCCGAACGCGATAGCCGATTGCGCGGCCTCTGTGGCATAGCCCAGGCCCCAGTATGGTTTGGCCAGGCGCCAGCCGACTTCCACGCAAGAGGAGAACGGAAGCTCCGGAGATGGTGTGTGTAGACCAACGAAGCCGATGAAGTGCCCCGATGCCCGTTCCTCAACCGCCCAGAATCCCCAACCTCGTTCGTTGATCAATTGCTTCACCCGTTGGGCGAATGCATCGCTCTGTTCTCTGGGCCAAGGCGCCGGGTAGTAGCGCATGACCTCGCTGTCGGCATTCATCGCGGCAAACGGCTCGAGATCTGATGGCCGCCACTGTCGGAGTATCAGGCGGGGAGTGAGGAGCTCAATGGAGGAGCGCATGGCAAGTCGGTGGCGGTGAATCTATGATCGTTGATCAGACAAGGGATCGCTTTCTGTCTCTCCTGCCTGACCGGTGTGTTTGTCTGTCCCGGCAGTCCGACGTATGCCAGTGTCGTCGCGACCTGTGGCCCCATGGTTAAGACGTTGCCATTCCCGCGGCAAGCCGGCGCCGTTTGAGCTTGTGTCCCACTTGCACGATCGCCTCAATCGCCGGCGTCAATTCGCGTCCCAAGTCCGTGAGCGAATACTCGACAGTCGGCGGTGACGTAGGTCGGACCTCGCGCGTGACGATCCCATCCTGCTGCAACCGTTTGAGGCGGGCCGTGAAGACCTTCGGTGACACGCCCGGAATGTCAGCCAACAATTCACTGAAGCGCCGAGGTTCCTCGCGCAAATACCAAATCACGTTCGGCGTCCAGGCTCCTTTCAGAAACTGCATGCACACCGTAAGCGGGCAGCCTGTGGGAGGCTGGGCAACCTTCGATTTCCTGCGTTTGACTGCCATGTGACGACCTCCGTTCGTGCGCTGCGGAGCTTTCCAAATGGTAAGCACAATCTGTACTTACCAAGAGATAGCATATTGCTTCGGGACAGTGCACGACTTACCTTGAGCTTCGACAGCGCAGCAGGTCGTTCATTCATCACCTCATGAAAGGAGTTGGCATATGGGAACGCACAAGACCGCGATCGTGACCGGGGCGTCGAGCGGGATCGGGCTCGGCCTGACGACGGCTTTGGTGGAGCATGGCTATCGGGTGGTGGCCAATTCGCGGCGCATCACCGAGGCCGGGACGGTGGTTCCGTCCTCGCAGGTAGCGCTCGTGGATGGGGACATCGGCGAAGCTGAAACAGCGCGGCGGCTCGTCGACACGGCCGTGAGCCGTTTCGGCGGCATCGATCTCTTGGTGAACAACGCCGGCATTTTCATCCCCAAGCCGTTCACGGAATACACGCCGGACGACTTCTCTCGACTGGTGTCCACCAATCTGGCGGGATTTCTCTATGTGACCCAGGAGGCCGTTCGGCACATGAAGCGGCGCGGGGCCGGCCATGTCGTGACGATCACCACCACCTTAGCCGACCAACCCATCGCGGGAGTGCCCGCCTCGGTACCGGTGCTGACGAAGGGCGGGCTGAACGCCGCGACGGCTGCGCTGGCCATTGAGTTCGCGAACGACGGTGTCCGGTTCAACGCCATCGGCGCCGGCATCATCGACACCCCCATGCACAAGCCCGACACGCACGGTTTTCTGAAGACACTGCACCCCATTCAACGGATCGGGCGCGTGTCGGAAATCGTCGATGCTGTGTTGTATCTCACGGAGGCGACGTTCGTCACCGGGGAAGTGTTGCATGTGGACGGCGGCGCTCACGCAGGCAAGTGGTGAGCAAACCGGCCTGGGCGCTCATGATGAGCGCTCGGGCCTCAGTCTGAAAGGAATAAAGCCATGCCCTACGTTCATCTGAGAGTCACGCGCGAAGGTGTCACCCGCGAACACAAACAGGCGCTGATTGCAGGTATCACCGACCTGTTGGTGCGTGTCCTGGACAAGAAACCGTCTCAGACGTTTGTCGTGATCGAGGAGGTGGACACGGACAACTGGGGTGTCGCCGGCCTCACGGTCACACAACTGCGGACACTCGAACGGAGAGGGCTTGAATGAGAGCGTAGCCGAACAATGACTCCCGACCCTGTTCCCGCCAGGCGAAGCCACGCTGCTGTCGAGGCCTCATTTGTGCTGCTCGGGCGAGGAGTGCGGGTCATGCCTGCGTCGTGGTCCTCTCACCGCTTCGATCGGCGGCAGCCGTCTTGTACGGCTTCGTCTTCGGTCGCGTAGCAGCGTTCGGCATTGGTTCGTAGATACCAGCGTTGTCCGATCATGTGGTAGATGCAGCGTTCACCGCTATGGGGTGTGAAGTTGCCTTTGATCGGATGTTCAGGGGGACACTGGCCATTCTTGGATGGTTCGACGCCGCTGCGGTGGGAGACGGAGGGTCGGTTCTTGGCGCCTTCCGCGTCAGCTACTCCCAGGAGGAGTCCGATCAGAAGCAGATAGACGAGGGTAGGTTTCATGGTGTCGGGTTGAGAGCCTGGTAGAGTCGCGGTGGTTTCATCACTCTGACACCTCGCTCGGTCGAGTGCCGGGAAACCACTCGGTATGTTGATCCCCTTGGCGGCCGAAATAGGTCACGCGCTTGCTTCGAAGGAAGTAGCCATGCACCCCCGCCGTGACGGCGCGCTCACAAAAGGCCCGAAACGCTTGACCATGCTGCTGACTGTCGAGGATGGCGGCTTTGAGCAGGGCCGCATCGAAGCGCTTGGAAATCCGAGGCAGACCTTCGAGGAGCAGGGGCGCGGTCACCACAGCTCCCGTGGCACTGTAGAAGGAAAAAGGCCTGAGGGCATAATCCACATGGTAGTACTCGACACCGTTGGCGATCAGTTTGCCGACGATCTCAGGAAAGGGCATCGATCCCTTCACGGTAGCCGTTGCCAATTCCGCAATCTCATTCGCGTTCATGTCTATCTCCCTGTACCAGCTATGGCGGTGAGGTTATGTCATCGACTGTTGTTATGCGTGAGGAATCCGGGGCAGTTGCTGCCAGGGCCGAATCGCGCCACCATGTCGATGAATTCGTTAGGTCGGGCCGGCCTGCCTGTCTGTCGGCACCTCATATCGCAACTCGGCGAAGCCTGGCCCGATTTTTCGTGCGGATACCAATTGAAGCGGCGGATTCGTGACGCGGCGGGGAAACAGTGATTTGCCTCTCCCCAGCGTGACAGACCCGACTTGAACGATCACCTCGTCCAGCAGGCCGGCATCGTAAAACTGTCCTGCGAGATCTCCACCCCCGACGATCCAGATGTTCTTGGTGCCGGCAGCCTGGCGCATCTCGGTATGAACGGTTCGAACATCACCTTGAACCAAGCGAATATCGGCATTCGGGACCAAAGGAAGTGGGCGGCTGGAGAATACCCACGTAGGTTGGGAATAGGGCCAAGGTGCGCCAGCCTGCGCGGCAATGCTCTCGCCATGGTGGAGCATCCACTCATAGGTCGCCGACCCCATGGCTAAGGCGCCCACCTCTGCAATAAATGAGGGATAACTCGTCTCGTTTACGTCGCCCAGTGGAAACAGCCAATCGAGCGAGTCGTCTTCAGTTGCGATAAAACCATCGAGACTGGTGGCCGTGTAGTACTGTGTCTTCATACGACATAGTGTGGTGGATCGGTGACTGTTCCCTGTCACAAAGCGTTCTGTCCCCGAACAGACGGAGAATCCTGTCGGCCATCTGACCATGAATCCACGACATGTTTCCACCACCATCACCCCGACTGCGGAGTAGGGTCAAAGAGGTCCTCGGCGGGTGGGAGGAGGCTGATGGTTTGAGTGAGATTGCGTGCAAGGCGACATCATGATAGCCGGTCACGAGTGACTGTCGGGCTTCGTGTCGAAGGCCTGCTGCCTTACCCTCTTCTTCCAAACCCTTCCCCTATCATCACGTCCGCTACGTTCTGGCCGTTCACGAAGACATCGGCCAGGGTCCGTCCATAGACGTCGTGACCATGCGGGACGATGCTGATCGTTCCTTCCTGTAGCAGGTGCTCCAACCGGAGAGCGGCCTCTCGCCCGCCTGGTTCAGACAATTCCGGTGCGTTATAGCCGCGAATGCGGATGCGATCGGTGCCGTAGCGGATCGTATCGCCATCGACGGTGCGAACTTGCCAGGATTCCACATTCCGCTCGAATCCGCCCATCGACAGCGCATGACGCGGAAGGGATCGAAGCCCACGGCTGTGAAACCGCGATTTTTTTGCGAAGGGGTTTTTGTGGGGGCGAAGGCCTCGATCATGATGTCCGCGTCGATACCGCGGTGTTGAATGCTGAGGCAGTGATTGCCGTTGGTCCGGTTTCAGGTCCCAACAGTTGTCGCAGTGAAAGGGCGCGGGGTTGTTCGTGGAGGCCGGGGTGTACGTATGGAGGGTGGACCGGCTTTCTTCCACCGCGCCGAGTGCCAGCGCCGTGGGGGAGGCTACCAGTAATAGCAGGGTCAACCGGCTCAAACTGCGGGGGTCGGGGATGATGAAGTGACGCATGGGACAGGTTCTCCGTGGTTCGTGCGCTCAGGGGAGCATGGTTCATGCCATCGTGTTGGGCGCGCGCGGTTGACAAGCCGAAAAACCGCGTGCTCAAATGCCCCTCGGACGCGGAGCTTATGGCTGATGGCCCATAGCGAATGGTAGGGTTTCGGACGCTCTTCTTCTCGTCCTACCAGCTATAAGCCATTCGCTCTTAAGGACGTTTTACGAACTACTACAGGAGAGCCGCTCATGGATATGTTTGGAAAAGTGGGGTTGGTCGAGGTCCCGATCTTGATCGCTCCGGACCAGAAGGCCTGGATGGATCGCATGATCAAGGAAGGCAAGATTGCGATTCCTCCCGGGGGGACGTTGGAAAAAGGTTCGCTCTATTCGATGTTTATCCGCATGCTCTTGCACAACGCAATGGAGGAACAGAAGCGGCAGGAAGCGTTGGAAATGGACGACGAGGACGACGAGTAGACCTGCTCGGTCCTGACGCCTGTCTGGTGAAACGCGACTGAGGGCAGTGCGACGTCAGAACTGTATCAAAAGAGGAGGGGCCCGTATCTGAACAGATACGGGCCCCTGCTTTTACCAACGACGCGTCTGGAAATATGAAATCGACGCTATAACGACTTAAAGGCTTCCTGTGCGGCCTTGATCGTGCGCTCGATGTCTTTGGGCGTGTGGGCCACCGACATAAACGCGGCCTCGAACTGTGACGGGGCCAAATAGACTCCTGCCTCCAGCATCTGATGAAAGAACTTGGCGTAGGCTTTCGTGTCCGACTTCTTCGCCGATGCCCAATCCGTCACCGGCCCCTGCGTGAAGAACGCGCACATCATGGAGGCGACACGGGTTTGCGCAAGTGCCACGCCTGCTTTGCGCGCGGCCTGCCCGATGCCCTCGGACAGCGCGACCGACCGTTGTTCGAGCTGTTCGTAGGTGCCGGGCTTCTTTAAGCGTTTCAGCGTTTCGATACCGGCCGTGACGGCCAGTGGATTGCCTGATAACGTGCCGGCCTGATACACCGGGCCGGACGGGGCAATCATCTTCATGATGTCCTTCGCCCCGCCATAGGCTCCCACAGGCAGTCCGCCGCCGATAATTTTCCCGAGAATCGTCAGATCGGGCTTGATTCCGTACAGCGTCTGCGCTCCGCCGTATTGCACGCGGAACCCCGAGATGACTTCATCAAAAACCAGGAGCATGCCGTGCGCATCGGTCAATGTACGCAGGCCTTGCAAGAACTCGGGTGAAGGCGGGATCACACCCATGTTTCCTGCAATCGGTTCGACAATCACACAGGCCAGCTGCCGGTAATGTTTCTTGATCAATTTTTCCGTCGTGGCCAGGTCGTTATACGGGGCAGTGAGCGTGTGTTTCGTGAAATCCTCCGGTACCCCGGGACAGTCTGGAATTCCGAGGGTGGTGAGTCCCGATCCCGCCTTGGCCAGAAGGTAGTCGCTGTGGCCATGGTAGCAGCCTTCGAACTTCAGGATGCCGTCGCGTTTGGTATAGGCGCGAGCGACTCGAATGGCGCTCATGACCGCTTCGGTCCCTGAGCTTACCAGCCGTACCAGCTCCATGGAGGGCAGGGCCTCGCGAATCATCGTGGCCAGCTGGATTTCCAATTCGGTCGGTGCGCCATAGCTGGTCCCGTTGGCGGCGGCTTGTTGAATGGCCTTCGTCACCGTGGTCGGCGCATGGCCGAGGATCATCGGTCCCCAGGAGAGGACGTAATCGAGGTAGCTGTTTCCGTCGACATCATAGAGGCGTGCGCCCTTGGCGCGTTCAATGAATCGAGGTTGCCCGCCCACCGAGCGAAACGCCCGAACTGGGCTGTTCACGCCACCAGGAATGATCTGTTGTGCCTCTGCGAAGAGCTGCTCCGAGCGTAGTGTTTTCATGGGCCTCTTTCATCGGGGGTGAGTAGGGGGGCCAACGTACCATGAGAAATTGAAAACGGTCAATTCCGCCTGGCACTCCCTGGTTGAGTGGGCTTCCTGTCGTAACGATTTGATACGGCACGTTATCCGAAGAGATACAGCGCCGGGGCCTACTCAGGGAGCGAGACGGCTTTCTTCAGTAAATGTGATGACTTAGATCGGTTCGTCCAATGGCGCAAGTCTTGCTGATCACCGGGTATCACTGCGTAGGAGAAGATGATGCGCGTAATCTGTTCATGGTGTGAGAATGAAGGCCGGCCCGCGTTGGTGCGAGAAAAGGCTCCGCTGAGCGACAATCGCGACACCCATGGAATCTGTGCCGATCACCTCCAGCAACTGGGGGTAGGGAGAGATCCACTGATGCCTTGTTATGAGGAGGGTGCGTTGCCTCGCTATGAACCAGTCCTCACCAGCCGGAGACATGCCTCCTCTGCTGCACTGCTATGACCTGACCAATGTCTGACTCGGCGTCGGGCGGGCGACAAAAAATGTCCGTTCCTGGCGGAATGCCACGCGGTTCTTGGTTCAACGACGCCGGATTTTCCCCGCTGGACCCATCTAACTCCATGAAAAGATTATAGACAGATGTGCCAGTACGCGCTGGTGCGGGTCTTGCGCCTCACGAGGCGATTACCCAATGGAAAAGAATGGAGTGAACCAGTGAAAGTGCTCTGTGCCTGGTGTGTGCGAGACGGCCGACCGGCGTTTCTGCGGGAGAAATGGCCATTCGAGGATCCCAGCGAAACGCATGGGCTGTGCGGCGACCATTTCACGTCGTTGAGCGCGAGCGTGAATCAGGTGGTGACGCCCAAGGTCTGGTTGTTGTCGCGTGTGCACGACGTCTACTGGGCACTGATCCGCCGGGTGCAGCGAATGAGAGGACGGTTCTTCTCCCTCTGTTAAGTCGGGATCGCCGCTCAGGATCCGTTTGGCGGGCTCTCTGGAGCCTCACCGCTAGCCGAGTTTTCCCCGCAAGAGATTCAGTCCCTGCTC
The sequence above is drawn from the Nitrospira defluvii genome and encodes:
- a CDS encoding GDSL-type esterase/lipase family protein, whose protein sequence is MLRTAFTSCSRLACLLALLLSLGPIVADAQPIKAETPAPQREAWWTERHDRTVARIRQGQVDLLFIGDSITQGWEEDGRPVWDRYYAARRAVNLGYNSDQTDNVLWRLQHGELDGIAPKLAVVMIGTNNATIREDPPEHTTAGIQAILTTLRTRLPGTKILLLAIFPRGASADNPFRRVNETVNARLPALADQHQVFFLNLNRRFLDGDGRLPPEIMSDALHPSLLGYRLWAEGMEEMIRKLLGE
- a CDS encoding N-acetylmuramoyl-L-alanine amidase — translated: MPNPKTYQFNLPRTGRPSDVILNEVWYPGIQAYWEQSTSSRIFDAILGIKAVVIHATAGSSSAGAISVMRDGKASFQWLVPDEDEPQHGQLVWACAPEARAAWHVRNACSHPDVNDGADKVNHWSLGIEVVNNQTTRDGFSDWQIQATAQIVRYCWAKYPNLKHVVSHAKLDPTRRSDPGAGFPWARLKKLVLTPQDEDSVPAIAMEAQPASAISTETSPKGCCHG
- a CDS encoding META domain-containing protein produces the protein MKMSLLRLFPKVCTLLLMTACVSTPSPDVMKQVAERNRWELAHWGNRAIPSADDGQPVVLAFERDRVSGHAGCNRYTAAISFGPSAGEVSVSHGITTRMACEPRRMEFEAAFIKAFEASRRYRLDGESLSFQSEGGPPLEFYRRPLACQASPFAACGETQESTPSR
- a CDS encoding GNAT family N-acetyltransferase, with protein sequence MRSSIELLTPRLILRQWRPSDLEPFAAMNADSEVMRYYPAPWPREQSDAFAQRVKQLINERGWGFWAVEERASGHFIGFVGLHTPSPELPFSSCVEVGWRLAKPYWGLGYATEAAQSAIAFGIQQLHLIELVSFTAVANQKSRAVMERLGMRLDSKFDHPQVPVESGLRRHVLYRLRRPL
- a CDS encoding winged helix-turn-helix transcriptional regulator encodes the protein MAVKRRKSKVAQPPTGCPLTVCMQFLKGAWTPNVIWYLREEPRRFSELLADIPGVSPKVFTARLKRLQQDGIVTREVRPTSPPTVEYSLTDLGRELTPAIEAIVQVGHKLKRRRLAAGMATS
- a CDS encoding SDR family NAD(P)-dependent oxidoreductase, producing the protein MGTHKTAIVTGASSGIGLGLTTALVEHGYRVVANSRRITEAGTVVPSSQVALVDGDIGEAETARRLVDTAVSRFGGIDLLVNNAGIFIPKPFTEYTPDDFSRLVSTNLAGFLYVTQEAVRHMKRRGAGHVVTITTTLADQPIAGVPASVPVLTKGGLNAATAALAIEFANDGVRFNAIGAGIIDTPMHKPDTHGFLKTLHPIQRIGRVSEIVDAVLYLTEATFVTGEVLHVDGGAHAGKW
- a CDS encoding tautomerase family protein encodes the protein MPYVHLRVTREGVTREHKQALIAGITDLLVRVLDKKPSQTFVVIEEVDTDNWGVAGLTVTQLRTLERRGLE
- a CDS encoding DUF1398 family protein, with amino-acid sequence MNANEIAELATATVKGSMPFPEIVGKLIANGVEYYHVDYALRPFSFYSATGAVVTAPLLLEGLPRISKRFDAALLKAAILDSQQHGQAFRAFCERAVTAGVHGYFLRSKRVTYFGRQGDQHTEWFPGTRPSEVSE
- a CDS encoding dihydrofolate reductase family protein produces the protein MKTQYYTATSLDGFIATEDDSLDWLFPLGDVNETSYPSFIAEVGALAMGSATYEWMLHHGESIAAQAGAPWPYSQPTWVFSSRPLPLVPNADIRLVQGDVRTVHTEMRQAAGTKNIWIVGGGDLAGQFYDAGLLDEVIVQVGSVTLGRGKSLFPRRVTNPPLQLVSARKIGPGFAELRYEVPTDRQAGPT
- a CDS encoding thermonuclease family protein, whose translation is MRHFIIPDPRSLSRLTLLLLVASPTALALGAVEESRSTLHTYTPASTNNPAPFHCDNCWDLKPDQRQSLPQHSTPRYRRGHHDRGLRPHKNPFAKKSRFHSRGLRSLPRHALSMGGFERNVESWQVRTVDGDTIRYGTDRIRIRGYNAPELSEPGGREAALRLEHLLQEGTISIVPHGHDVYGRTLADVFVNGQNVADVMIGEGFGRRG
- the hemL gene encoding glutamate-1-semialdehyde 2,1-aminomutase; translation: MKTLRSEQLFAEAQQIIPGGVNSPVRAFRSVGGQPRFIERAKGARLYDVDGNSYLDYVLSWGPMILGHAPTTVTKAIQQAAANGTSYGAPTELEIQLATMIREALPSMELVRLVSSGTEAVMSAIRVARAYTKRDGILKFEGCYHGHSDYLLAKAGSGLTTLGIPDCPGVPEDFTKHTLTAPYNDLATTEKLIKKHYRQLACVIVEPIAGNMGVIPPSPEFLQGLRTLTDAHGMLLVFDEVISGFRVQYGGAQTLYGIKPDLTILGKIIGGGLPVGAYGGAKDIMKMIAPSGPVYQAGTLSGNPLAVTAGIETLKRLKKPGTYEQLEQRSVALSEGIGQAARKAGVALAQTRVASMMCAFFTQGPVTDWASAKKSDTKAYAKFFHQMLEAGVYLAPSQFEAAFMSVAHTPKDIERTIKAAQEAFKSL